A single window of Martelella sp. NC20 DNA harbors:
- a CDS encoding nitrate/nitrite transporter, giving the protein MSAVDGVSRGDQRRALGLSTVAFTVCFAVWTIFAIIGVEIKGELGLSETQFGILVATPVLTGSLTRLMLGIWTEQYGGRLVFPLQMLLAAGATWLLTSADTYPLFLLAALGVGLAGGSFAVGVTYVSHWYPPEKQGTALGIFGAGNVGAAVTKFGAPFVMVAFGWQAVANVWALALAAIAIAFFVFSKNDPVFEERRRSGAKASSVAAQLAPLKNLQVWRFSLYYFFVFGAFVALALWLPHYLVDVYGVDIRTAGMAAATFSLSASLFRAYGGHLADRFGARSVMYWTFGFSLLLLFMLSYPPTSYTIHARGGDIIFSTAMSFGAFVLMIFCLGFFMSLGKAAVYKHIPVYYPENVGSVGGLVGMIGGLGGFVLPIVFGTLLDLTGVYTTCFAFLFLLVAVALSWMHLSIRRMEHRNRAGVDTLPELPEFEGMTPKTQVSAATLTEWNPEDKSFWENTGRRIAKRNLWISIPALLLAFSVWMVWSVVVARLPAIGFDFTDAQLFWLAALPGLSGATLRIFYSFMVPIFGGRLWTTLSTASLLLPAMGIGYAVQNPETPYLIFLVLALLCGLGGGNFASSMANISFFFPKAEKGNALAMNAGLGNLGVSVMQFLVPVVITMGVFGALGGEPQVLSDGGKLWLQNAGFVWVPFIIAATIAAYFGMNDIASAKASFADQAVIFSRFHNWIMCVLYTGTFGSFIGYSAGFPLLMKTQFPDVNALAYAFLGPLVGALSRAGTGWVSDRFGGGRVTFWTFVGMFVAVVGVLQFLPHGGEGGNFWAFFACFMVLFFLTGVGNASTFQMIPAIMRREVPRLMPELDAATLQKQTDRESAAIIAFTSAIAAYGAFFIPKSYGTSISMTGGPDIALWGFSIFYVLCALLTFFYYTRRNAPVPC; this is encoded by the coding sequence ATGTCTGCGGTTGACGGTGTTTCGCGAGGTGACCAGCGCCGGGCGCTCGGTCTCAGCACGGTGGCCTTTACGGTCTGCTTCGCGGTCTGGACGATCTTCGCCATCATCGGGGTCGAGATCAAAGGCGAACTCGGTCTTTCCGAAACCCAGTTCGGCATTCTGGTGGCGACGCCGGTGCTCACCGGCTCGCTCACCAGGTTGATGCTGGGGATCTGGACCGAGCAATATGGCGGACGGCTGGTGTTTCCGCTGCAGATGCTGCTGGCGGCCGGCGCGACCTGGCTCTTGACCTCGGCCGACACCTATCCGCTTTTTCTGCTGGCAGCGCTCGGTGTCGGGCTTGCGGGCGGCTCCTTCGCTGTCGGCGTCACCTATGTCTCGCACTGGTACCCGCCGGAAAAGCAGGGGACGGCACTCGGCATTTTCGGTGCGGGCAATGTCGGCGCGGCGGTGACGAAATTCGGCGCGCCGTTCGTCATGGTCGCTTTCGGCTGGCAGGCGGTCGCCAATGTCTGGGCCTTGGCGCTTGCCGCCATCGCCATCGCCTTCTTCGTGTTCTCGAAAAATGACCCGGTGTTCGAAGAGCGTCGCCGCTCCGGTGCGAAGGCCAGTTCGGTCGCGGCCCAGCTTGCGCCGCTGAAGAACCTGCAGGTCTGGCGCTTCTCGCTCTACTATTTCTTCGTCTTCGGCGCCTTCGTCGCGCTGGCGCTGTGGCTGCCGCATTACCTGGTTGACGTCTACGGCGTCGATATCCGCACGGCGGGCATGGCGGCCGCGACCTTCTCTCTGTCGGCCAGCCTGTTCCGCGCCTATGGCGGCCATCTGGCGGACCGGTTCGGCGCGCGCTCGGTGATGTACTGGACCTTCGGCTTTTCGCTGCTGCTGCTGTTCATGCTGTCCTACCCGCCGACGAGCTACACCATCCACGCCAGGGGCGGCGACATCATCTTCTCGACCGCGATGAGCTTCGGCGCATTCGTGCTGATGATCTTCTGTCTCGGCTTCTTCATGAGCCTCGGCAAGGCCGCCGTCTACAAGCATATCCCGGTCTATTATCCCGAGAATGTCGGCTCCGTCGGCGGCCTTGTTGGCATGATCGGCGGGCTGGGCGGCTTCGTCCTGCCGATCGTGTTCGGCACGCTGCTCGACCTCACAGGTGTCTATACCACCTGTTTCGCCTTCCTGTTCCTGCTGGTCGCCGTCGCCCTTTCATGGATGCACCTGTCGATCCGGCGGATGGAGCACCGCAACCGGGCGGGCGTCGATACGCTGCCGGAACTGCCGGAATTCGAGGGCATGACGCCGAAGACCCAGGTGTCTGCCGCGACGCTCACGGAATGGAACCCGGAAGACAAGAGCTTCTGGGAGAACACCGGTCGGCGGATCGCGAAACGCAATCTCTGGATTTCCATTCCGGCGCTGCTTCTGGCCTTTTCGGTGTGGATGGTCTGGTCGGTCGTCGTCGCGCGGCTCCCAGCCATCGGTTTCGACTTTACCGATGCCCAGCTCTTCTGGCTGGCGGCGCTGCCAGGGCTTTCGGGCGCCACGCTCAGGATCTTCTATTCCTTCATGGTGCCGATCTTCGGCGGACGGCTGTGGACCACGCTTTCCACCGCCTCGCTGCTGCTGCCGGCCATGGGCATCGGCTATGCCGTGCAGAACCCGGAAACGCCCTACCTGATCTTCCTCGTCCTGGCACTTCTGTGCGGGCTTGGCGGCGGCAATTTCGCCTCGTCGATGGCCAATATCAGCTTCTTTTTCCCGAAGGCCGAAAAGGGCAATGCGCTGGCCATGAATGCCGGGCTCGGCAATCTCGGCGTCTCGGTCATGCAGTTCCTGGTGCCGGTCGTCATCACCATGGGCGTTTTCGGCGCGCTTGGCGGCGAACCGCAGGTATTGTCGGATGGCGGAAAGCTGTGGCTGCAGAATGCCGGTTTCGTCTGGGTGCCGTTCATCATCGCGGCCACCATCGCCGCGTATTTCGGCATGAACGACATTGCCTCGGCCAAGGCCTCGTTCGCCGACCAGGCGGTGATCTTCTCGCGCTTCCACAACTGGATCATGTGCGTTCTCTATACCGGCACATTCGGTTCGTTCATCGGCTATTCCGCCGGTTTCCCGCTGCTGATGAAAACCCAGTTTCCGGACGTCAACGCGCTCGCCTATGCCTTTCTCGGCCCGCTGGTCGGTGCGCTCAGCCGGGCGGGAACCGGTTGGGTCTCCGATCGGTTCGGCGGTGGGCGGGTCACGTTCTGGACCTTCGTCGGCATGTTCGTCGCTGTCGTTGGCGTGCTGCAATTCCTGCCGCATGGCGGGGAGGGCGGTAATTTCTGGGCGTTCTTCGCCTGCTTCATGGTGCTGTTCTTCCTCACCGGCGTCGGCAATGCGTCGACCTTCCAGATGATCCCCGCGATCATGCGCCGCGAGGTGCCGCGCCTGATGCCGGAACTCGATGCTGCGACACTTCAGAAGCAGACCGACCGCGAGAGCGCGGCGATCATCGCCTTCACCTCGGCCATTGCCGCCTATGGCGCATTCTTCATCCCCAAATCCTACGGCACCTCGATCTCGATGACCGGCGGGCCGGACATCGCGCTGTGGGGCTTCAGCATCTTCTACGTGCTCTGCGCTCTTCTGACCTTCTTCTACTACACGCGGCGCAATGCGCCTGTGCCCTGCTGA
- a CDS encoding nitrate reductase subunit alpha, producing the protein MSLLLDRLNFLARKNVGTFSDGHGVTTNENRDWEEAYRKRWQHDKIVRSTHGVNCTGSCSWKIYVKGGIVTWETQQTDYPRTRPDMPNHEPRGCARGASYSWYMYSANRVKYPLIRARLLKLWRKEREDKSPVAAWGAIQEDPAKRADYIKVRGLGGFVRATWDEVNELIAAANAYTAKRWGPDRVIGFSPIPAMSMVSYAAGSRYLSLLGGTCMSFYDWYCDLPPASPMTWGEQTDVPESADWYNAGFLMLWGSNVPQTRTPDAHFYTEVRYKGTKSVVVSPDYSEAAKFSDLWLHPKQGTDAALAMALGHVILREYHLDRKVGYFDDYCRRYTDMPMLVRLVKQDGRYVPERFVRASEFEGGLGETNNGDWKTVGFDAKTGEVVAPRGSAGYRWGEKGKWNLEQKDGSGSDVELVMSLAEKHDGVEDVAFPYFGSRQHDYFEGTDHDSVLMRKVPVRRIALADGEAVVTTVFDLFIANYGLDRGFGGENTATSFDDGTPYTPAWAEKITGVPREQIIAVARAFAGNAEKTNGRSMVILGAGLNHWYHMDMNYRGIINMLVMCGCIGQSGGGWSHYVGQEKLRPQTGWLPLAFGLDWSRPPRQMNSTSFFYAHTDQWRYETVKVDELLSPTAPEGPWDATLIDYNIRAERMGWLPSAPQLRTNPLEVARAAEASGKTPGDYIADALKSGTLSMSCDDPDAEENWPRNMFVWRSNLLGSSGKGHEYFLKHLLGTSHGLMGKDLGEEGRLEVKEVVWHDEAPEGKLDLLVTLDFRMSTTCVYSDIVLPTATWYEKNDLNTSDMHPFIHPLTSAADPAWQSRSDWEIFKGIAKRFSEVAPEVLGVEKDIVLVPTLHDTPGELAQPFDVKDWRKGETDPVPGKTMPNVTVVERDYPNLYRKFTSVGPLLEKLGNGGKGISWNTEHEVELLGKLNGTVTEEGVSKDRPKIDTDIDASEVILMLAPETNGEVAVKAWKALSVITGREHAHLALPKEDEKIRFRDIVAQPRKIISSPTWSGLESEKVCYNACYTNVHELIPWRTLSGRQQLYQDHLWMRAFGEALCVYRPPIDTGTVTPAIEARIDGQPHLVLNFITPHQKWGIHSTYTDNLLMLTLNRGGPVVWISEPDAARAGIVDNDWVEVYNANGALVARAVVSQRMKDGTIFMYHAQEKIVNTPGSPLTGQRGGIHNSVTRVIPKPTHMIGGYAHQSYGFNYYGTVGSNRDEFVVVRKLENVDWMDDAPSLAGKEAAE; encoded by the coding sequence ATGTCTCTTCTCCTCGACCGCCTCAATTTTCTGGCGCGCAAGAATGTCGGTACATTTTCGGATGGCCACGGTGTGACGACGAATGAAAACCGCGACTGGGAGGAAGCCTATCGCAAGCGCTGGCAGCACGACAAGATCGTGCGCTCCACCCATGGCGTGAACTGCACCGGCTCCTGCTCATGGAAGATCTATGTCAAGGGCGGGATCGTCACCTGGGAAACCCAGCAGACCGACTATCCGCGCACCCGGCCAGACATGCCCAATCATGAACCGCGCGGTTGCGCGCGCGGGGCCAGCTACAGCTGGTACATGTATTCGGCCAACCGGGTGAAATACCCGCTGATCCGCGCGCGGCTATTGAAACTCTGGCGCAAGGAGCGCGAGGACAAAAGCCCGGTGGCGGCCTGGGGAGCCATTCAGGAGGATCCGGCAAAGCGGGCCGACTATATCAAGGTGCGCGGCCTTGGCGGTTTCGTGCGCGCCACATGGGACGAGGTCAACGAGCTCATCGCGGCGGCCAACGCCTATACCGCGAAGAGGTGGGGGCCCGACCGCGTCATCGGATTTTCGCCGATCCCGGCGATGTCGATGGTCTCTTACGCGGCCGGGTCCCGCTACCTGTCGCTGCTCGGCGGCACCTGCATGTCGTTTTACGACTGGTATTGCGATCTGCCGCCGGCCTCGCCGATGACCTGGGGCGAACAGACCGACGTGCCGGAATCGGCCGACTGGTACAATGCCGGCTTCCTGATGCTCTGGGGATCGAACGTGCCCCAGACCCGCACGCCCGATGCGCATTTCTACACGGAAGTGCGCTACAAGGGCACGAAGTCGGTCGTCGTGTCGCCGGATTATTCGGAAGCCGCCAAATTCTCCGACCTCTGGCTGCATCCGAAACAAGGCACGGACGCAGCACTCGCCATGGCGCTCGGCCATGTGATCCTGCGCGAATACCATCTCGACCGGAAGGTCGGCTATTTCGACGACTACTGTCGCCGCTATACCGACATGCCGATGCTGGTGCGGTTGGTGAAACAGGATGGCCGCTACGTGCCCGAGCGCTTCGTCCGCGCCTCGGAGTTTGAAGGCGGTCTCGGTGAAACCAACAATGGCGACTGGAAGACGGTCGGTTTCGACGCCAAGACCGGCGAGGTCGTCGCCCCGCGCGGTTCGGCGGGCTATCGCTGGGGCGAAAAGGGCAAGTGGAACCTCGAACAGAAGGATGGTTCAGGCAGCGACGTCGAACTTGTCATGAGCCTTGCGGAAAAGCACGACGGCGTCGAAGACGTTGCCTTTCCCTATTTCGGCAGCCGCCAGCACGATTATTTCGAAGGCACCGACCACGACAGCGTCCTGATGCGCAAGGTGCCGGTCCGCCGGATCGCGCTTGCCGACGGCGAGGCGGTGGTCACGACGGTCTTTGACCTGTTTATCGCCAATTACGGCCTCGATCGCGGCTTCGGCGGCGAAAATACCGCAACCTCCTTCGACGACGGAACGCCCTATACGCCGGCCTGGGCGGAAAAGATCACCGGCGTTCCGCGCGAACAGATCATTGCCGTGGCGCGGGCCTTTGCCGGAAACGCGGAAAAGACCAATGGCCGCTCGATGGTCATTCTGGGGGCCGGTCTGAACCACTGGTACCACATGGATATGAACTATCGCGGGATCATCAACATGCTGGTGATGTGCGGTTGTATCGGCCAGTCCGGCGGTGGCTGGAGCCATTATGTCGGCCAGGAAAAGCTGAGGCCGCAGACCGGCTGGTTGCCGCTCGCCTTCGGGCTCGACTGGTCGCGTCCGCCGCGCCAGATGAACTCGACCTCGTTCTTCTACGCCCATACCGACCAGTGGCGCTACGAAACGGTGAAGGTTGACGAACTTCTGTCGCCGACCGCGCCGGAAGGCCCGTGGGATGCGACGCTGATCGACTACAATATCCGCGCCGAGCGGATGGGCTGGCTGCCGTCCGCACCGCAACTGCGCACCAATCCGCTCGAAGTGGCGCGCGCGGCCGAGGCCTCCGGCAAGACGCCCGGAGACTATATCGCGGATGCGCTGAAGTCCGGCACGCTTTCCATGTCCTGCGATGACCCGGATGCGGAGGAAAACTGGCCGCGCAACATGTTCGTGTGGCGCTCCAACCTGCTCGGCTCCTCGGGCAAGGGGCATGAGTATTTCCTCAAGCACCTGCTGGGTACCTCGCATGGCCTGATGGGCAAGGATCTCGGTGAGGAGGGCCGTCTGGAGGTCAAGGAGGTCGTCTGGCATGACGAGGCGCCGGAAGGAAAGCTTGATCTGCTGGTCACGCTTGATTTCCGCATGTCCACGACCTGCGTCTATTCCGACATCGTGCTGCCGACGGCGACATGGTACGAGAAGAACGACCTCAATACCTCGGACATGCACCCCTTCATCCATCCGTTGACCAGCGCCGCCGATCCGGCCTGGCAGTCGCGCTCGGACTGGGAAATCTTCAAGGGTATCGCCAAGAGGTTTTCCGAAGTCGCGCCGGAAGTGCTCGGCGTCGAAAAGGATATCGTGCTGGTGCCGACCCTGCATGATACGCCCGGCGAACTGGCCCAGCCCTTCGACGTCAAGGACTGGAGGAAGGGCGAGACCGATCCGGTGCCCGGCAAGACCATGCCCAACGTCACGGTTGTCGAGCGGGATTACCCCAATCTCTACCGCAAGTTCACCTCCGTCGGGCCGCTGCTGGAAAAGCTCGGCAATGGCGGCAAGGGCATTTCATGGAACACGGAACATGAGGTGGAACTGCTTGGCAAGTTGAACGGCACGGTGACGGAAGAGGGCGTATCGAAAGACCGTCCGAAGATCGACACCGATATCGACGCCTCCGAGGTTATTCTCATGCTTGCGCCCGAAACCAATGGCGAGGTCGCGGTCAAGGCCTGGAAAGCGCTCTCGGTGATCACCGGGCGCGAGCATGCGCATCTTGCCCTGCCCAAAGAGGACGAGAAAATCCGTTTCCGGGATATCGTCGCCCAGCCGCGCAAGATCATCTCCTCGCCGACATGGTCGGGGCTGGAATCGGAGAAGGTCTGCTACAACGCCTGCTACACCAATGTCCACGAACTGATCCCGTGGCGGACGCTTTCCGGGCGTCAGCAGCTTTATCAGGACCATTTGTGGATGCGGGCCTTCGGTGAAGCCCTCTGCGTCTACCGCCCGCCGATCGACACCGGAACCGTGACGCCGGCGATCGAGGCGCGTATCGACGGCCAGCCGCACCTGGTGCTGAATTTCATCACCCCGCACCAGAAATGGGGCATCCACTCCACCTATACCGACAATCTCCTGATGCTGACGCTCAATCGCGGCGGTCCGGTGGTGTGGATCTCCGAGCCGGATGCCGCCCGCGCCGGCATCGTCGATAATGACTGGGTCGAGGTCTACAACGCCAACGGCGCGCTGGTTGCCCGCGCGGTCGTCTCGCAGCGCATGAAGGACGGCACGATCTTCATGTACCACGCGCAGGAGAAGATCGTGAATACGCCCGGCTCGCCGCTCACCGGCCAGCGCGGCGGCATTCACAACTCCGTCACCCGCGTCATTCCCAAGCCGACCCACATGATCGGCGGCTACGCCCATCAGTCCTACGGCTTCAACTATTACGGAACCGTCGGGTCCAACCGCGATGAATTCGTCGTCGTCCGCAAACTCGAAAACGTCGACTGGATGGACGATGCCCCAAGCCTTGCTGGAAAGGAGGCCGCAGAATGA
- the narH gene encoding nitrate reductase subunit beta yields the protein MKVRAQIGMVLNLDKCIGCHTCSVTCKNVWTNREGVEYAWFNNVETKPGIGFPKEWENQKKWNGGWVRKKNGRIEPKMGAKWRILAKIFANPDLPEIDDYYEPFDFDYGHLQTAGESRTVPTARPRSKLTGERMEKIEWGPNWEEILGGEFEKRSKDVNFEGVEKEIYGQFENTFMMYLPRLCEHCLNPTCVAACPSGAIYKREDDGIVLIDQEKCRGWRMCVSGCPYKKIYYNWNSGKSEKCIFCYPRIEAGQPTVCSETCVGRIRYLGVILYDADRISEAASTANEQDLYEEQLKVFLDPNDPAVIEQARKDGISEDWLKAARKSPVYKMAIDWKVAFPLHPEYRTLPMVWYIPPLSPVQSAAEAGKLSLDGAMPDVKSLRIPVRYLANLLTAGKEEPVVSALERMLAMRAYMRSKTVDGIIDTAIAERVGLTGAMIEDMYHIMAIANYEDRFVIPTTHREISEDAYDVRGSCGFSFGNGCSGGNSETELFGAGRRKVVQTPTDIFKEQV from the coding sequence ATGAAGGTCCGCGCACAGATCGGCATGGTGCTGAATCTCGATAAATGCATCGGGTGCCACACCTGCTCCGTCACCTGCAAGAACGTCTGGACGAACCGCGAGGGCGTCGAATACGCCTGGTTCAACAATGTCGAGACCAAGCCGGGGATCGGCTTTCCCAAGGAATGGGAAAACCAGAAGAAGTGGAACGGCGGCTGGGTCCGCAAGAAAAACGGCAGGATCGAGCCGAAGATGGGGGCCAAATGGCGTATCCTTGCCAAGATCTTCGCCAATCCGGACCTGCCGGAAATCGACGACTATTACGAGCCGTTCGATTTCGACTACGGCCACCTCCAGACCGCCGGCGAAAGCAGGACCGTGCCGACGGCACGGCCGCGCTCAAAGCTGACGGGCGAGCGCATGGAGAAGATCGAATGGGGGCCGAACTGGGAGGAAATCCTCGGCGGCGAATTCGAGAAGCGCTCCAAGGATGTGAATTTCGAGGGCGTCGAGAAGGAAATCTACGGCCAGTTCGAAAACACCTTCATGATGTATCTGCCGCGCCTTTGCGAGCATTGTCTCAACCCGACCTGCGTGGCCGCCTGTCCGTCCGGCGCGATCTACAAGCGCGAGGATGACGGCATCGTCCTGATCGACCAGGAGAAATGCCGCGGCTGGCGCATGTGCGTGTCCGGCTGTCCCTACAAGAAGATTTACTATAACTGGAACTCGGGAAAGTCGGAAAAGTGCATCTTCTGCTATCCGCGGATCGAGGCCGGCCAGCCGACGGTGTGCTCGGAAACCTGCGTCGGGCGGATCCGCTATCTCGGCGTCATTCTCTATGATGCCGACCGGATTTCCGAAGCCGCCTCGACGGCGAATGAGCAGGATCTCTACGAAGAGCAGCTGAAGGTCTTCCTCGATCCGAATGACCCGGCCGTCATCGAACAGGCCCGCAAGGACGGCATTTCCGAGGATTGGCTGAAAGCGGCCCGAAAATCTCCGGTTTACAAGATGGCGATCGACTGGAAGGTCGCGTTTCCGCTGCATCCGGAATACCGCACCCTGCCGATGGTCTGGTATATCCCGCCGCTTTCGCCGGTTCAGTCAGCCGCAGAAGCAGGAAAACTCAGCCTCGACGGCGCGATGCCGGATGTGAAGTCGCTGCGCATTCCGGTTCGCTACCTCGCCAATCTGCTGACGGCCGGCAAGGAAGAGCCGGTGGTCTCAGCGCTCGAACGCATGCTCGCCATGCGCGCCTATATGCGCTCGAAAACAGTTGACGGCATCATCGACACCGCCATTGCCGAACGCGTTGGCCTGACGGGCGCGATGATCGAGGACATGTATCACATAATGGCGATCGCCAATTACGAGGACCGGTTCGTGATCCCGACCACGCACCGCGAGATTTCCGAGGACGCCTATGATGTGCGCGGTTCCTGCGGTTTCTCGTTCGGCAATGGCTGTTCCGGCGGCAATTCCGAGACGGAACTCTTCGGCGCCGGACGCCGCAAGGTGGTGCAGACGCCAACCGATATCTTCAAGGAGCAGGTCTGA
- the narJ gene encoding nitrate reductase molybdenum cofactor assembly chaperone — protein sequence MNIALKITSLLLSYPEKELLDELPELKAALAPSAVPEAVAVALGRLIDDLTGRNLYEVQERYVYLFDRTRSLSLHLFEHVHGESRDRGQAMVDLMALYEAGGFEIDAKELPDYLPLFLEFLSTRPKAEADELLGQTAHITEAIGERLKKRDSVYAAAFTALSLLSSTEADQKLLKELMAAPEDNPDDLAALDRIWEEEVVTFGGNAGEGACGPDRLRTRMRAAERQPGDAAGSVSN from the coding sequence ATGAACATCGCCCTGAAAATCACCTCGCTGCTGCTTTCCTATCCGGAGAAGGAGCTGCTGGATGAGTTGCCGGAACTGAAGGCAGCGCTGGCGCCCTCCGCTGTTCCCGAAGCCGTCGCCGTCGCTCTGGGCAGGCTGATCGACGATCTGACCGGGCGTAATCTCTACGAGGTCCAGGAGCGCTACGTCTATCTCTTCGACCGCACCCGCTCGCTGTCGCTGCATCTGTTCGAGCATGTCCACGGCGAAAGCCGGGATCGCGGCCAGGCCATGGTTGATCTGATGGCGCTTTACGAAGCGGGCGGCTTCGAGATCGACGCCAAGGAACTGCCGGACTATCTGCCGCTGTTTCTGGAGTTTCTGTCGACCCGCCCGAAGGCGGAGGCCGACGAACTTCTCGGCCAGACCGCGCATATCACCGAGGCCATCGGGGAACGGTTGAAGAAGCGCGACTCCGTCTATGCCGCGGCGTTTACCGCACTGTCGCTGTTGTCATCGACTGAGGCCGATCAGAAGCTCCTGAAGGAGCTGATGGCCGCCCCCGAAGACAATCCCGACGACCTGGCCGCACTTGACCGCATCTGGGAAGAAGAGGTGGTGACATTCGGCGGCAATGCCGGCGAGGGCGCCTGTGGCCCGGACCGGCTCAGAACCCGCATGCGCGCGGCAGAGCGCCAACCCGGCGATGCTGCCGGTTCCGTTTCGAACTAG
- the narI gene encoding respiratory nitrate reductase subunit gamma, whose product MSAYLNTLVFGIYPYIALTVLILGSVIRYDRDPYSWRSGSSQLLRRKQLIWGSVLFHVGVLVIFAGHVVGLLTPIWVFDTLGIGHGAKQLLAVVAGGIAGVMGIAGASLLVHRRLFDARVRASSTFSDTMIIILLWLQLLLGLGTIPVSLYHLDGHEMVKFMSWAQGIFTFNFAASSYVADAAWIFKAHIFLGLTILLLFPFTRLVHMLSVPVRYIWRPGYQVARQKGDGSRINGKPAE is encoded by the coding sequence ATGTCAGCCTATCTCAACACTCTGGTTTTCGGCATCTATCCCTATATCGCGCTCACGGTGCTGATCCTCGGTTCGGTCATCCGCTATGACCGCGACCCGTATTCGTGGCGCTCGGGCTCCAGCCAGTTGCTGCGCAGAAAGCAGCTTATCTGGGGCTCTGTGCTGTTTCACGTCGGCGTGCTGGTGATTTTCGCCGGCCACGTCGTCGGGCTTTTGACGCCGATCTGGGTCTTCGACACGCTCGGCATCGGGCACGGGGCCAAGCAGTTGCTGGCCGTTGTCGCCGGCGGCATTGCCGGGGTGATGGGCATTGCCGGCGCCAGCCTGCTGGTCCATCGCCGCCTGTTCGACGCGCGCGTGCGCGCATCGTCGACTTTCAGCGACACGATGATCATCATCCTGCTCTGGCTGCAACTGCTGCTCGGCCTTGGTACGATCCCGGTGTCGCTCTATCATCTCGACGGCCATGAAATGGTGAAATTCATGAGCTGGGCGCAGGGGATATTCACCTTCAACTTCGCGGCATCGTCCTACGTCGCCGATGCCGCGTGGATATTCAAGGCGCATATCTTCCTCGGCCTCACCATATTGCTGCTGTTCCCCTTCACCCGGCTGGTGCACATGCTGAGCGTTCCGGTGCGCTACATCTGGCGACCCGGCTATCAGGTCGCCCGCCAGAAGGGCGACGGATCACGCATCAACGGCAAACCGGCGGAGTGA
- a CDS encoding peptidylprolyl isomerase, whose amino-acid sequence MVNLFTPSQPKTSGAGSEPGSGYQAVDTKIPPKARPVFSEISVNGVAIAESAILAEAQNHPADNPGAALKAAAEALVIRELLLQKAAEQQVTGAPERTADGRNETAEDAQIRALIEMAVDAPSADEVECRRFYENNRSRFRSEPIFEASHILLAANPADEAARRQARAEAEQMISGLEAGAVGFGELARARSACPSAEHGGNLGQLSPGSTVPEFEAVLMRLPEGEVVGSPVETRYGFHIIRMDRRIDGEQLPFEAVRPRIAAWLEASSWSKAVAQFIAVLAADATIEGIEIAGADGPLVQ is encoded by the coding sequence ATGGTAAACCTTTTCACACCATCACAGCCGAAGACGTCCGGCGCTGGATCCGAGCCCGGCAGCGGCTATCAGGCCGTCGACACGAAGATACCGCCCAAGGCGCGGCCGGTGTTTTCCGAAATCTCCGTCAACGGGGTTGCGATCGCCGAAAGCGCCATCCTGGCCGAGGCCCAGAACCACCCGGCCGATAATCCCGGAGCAGCCCTGAAGGCCGCCGCCGAAGCGCTCGTCATCCGCGAGCTTCTGCTGCAGAAGGCAGCCGAGCAGCAGGTGACCGGCGCGCCGGAAAGGACCGCCGACGGCAGAAACGAAACCGCCGAGGATGCGCAGATCCGGGCGCTGATCGAGATGGCGGTCGATGCGCCCTCGGCCGATGAGGTCGAATGCCGCCGGTTTTATGAGAACAACCGGAGCCGTTTCCGCTCGGAGCCGATTTTCGAGGCCAGCCATATCCTGCTTGCCGCAAACCCGGCCGACGAAGCGGCCCGGCGGCAGGCACGCGCTGAAGCCGAACAGATGATCTCGGGCCTTGAAGCCGGCGCGGTTGGCTTCGGCGAACTGGCGCGCGCGCGTTCGGCCTGTCCTTCGGCGGAACATGGCGGCAATCTCGGTCAGCTTTCGCCGGGCAGCACCGTCCCGGAATTCGAGGCGGTGCTGATGCGGCTGCCTGAAGGCGAGGTGGTCGGTTCACCCGTTGAAACCCGCTACGGCTTCCACATTATCCGCATGGATCGACGGATCGACGGGGAGCAACTGCCGTTCGAGGCGGTCAGGCCTCGCATTGCCGCCTGGCTTGAGGCCTCATCATGGTCAAAGGCTGTTGCGCAGTTCATCGCCGTCCTGGCGGCGGATGCGACCATCGAAGGCATCGAGATCGCCGGCGCTGATGGGCCGCTGGTCCAGTAA
- a CDS encoding DUF2478 domain-containing protein, producing MENAPQGYGDFGRPLAFIPFRQDDAADRVFREVSRRLVAHGLRVEGLLQHAQKDEGQCCGAVDVQDIATGRSWQIMQALGPNARGCRLDFSVLSEVAVFAEGRLRTRPDIVLLSRFGKAEAGGGGLRSVFEAAFLAGVPMLTSVKEAYLDDWYAFAGELSQPLPAEIDAVLDWSLTVIGRAERDENAA from the coding sequence ATGGAAAACGCACCGCAAGGATATGGCGATTTCGGCAGGCCGCTCGCCTTCATCCCCTTCCGGCAGGACGATGCCGCGGACCGGGTGTTCAGGGAGGTTTCACGCCGGCTCGTCGCGCATGGACTTCGGGTCGAAGGTCTCCTCCAGCATGCCCAAAAGGACGAGGGTCAGTGCTGCGGAGCGGTTGATGTTCAGGACATCGCCACCGGCAGAAGCTGGCAGATCATGCAGGCGCTCGGCCCGAATGCGCGCGGCTGCAGGCTGGATTTCAGCGTACTCTCCGAGGTGGCCGTCTTCGCCGAGGGCCGGCTCCGGACACGGCCGGACATCGTCCTCCTCAGCCGTTTCGGCAAGGCCGAGGCAGGGGGCGGCGGTCTCAGGTCGGTCTTCGAGGCCGCGTTCCTGGCGGGCGTGCCGATGCTGACTTCGGTGAAGGAGGCCTATCTCGATGACTGGTACGCCTTTGCAGGCGAACTGTCGCAGCCCTTGCCGGCCGAGATCGACGCGGTCCTCGACTGGAGCCTCACGGTCATCGGTCGGGCAGAAAGGGATGAGAATGCGGCATGA